One window of the Trifolium pratense cultivar HEN17-A07 linkage group LG2, ARS_RC_1.1, whole genome shotgun sequence genome contains the following:
- the LOC123909946 gene encoding ribonuclease 3-like protein 3 isoform X1, which yields MGRGLHLHKYLTGASNSTTNHTPSPRLSLSLSLSMEAEAHKEQENELVIQTHALKIGHNQEEHSPKHQQKEDTTLQPEQEKAFLIQTFELKIEDNQQEAYSPTHQQQEETNNNIDSPPPLPLDKVEAIIGYEFKDKHLLEEAFIHITYGAENNLSYERLEYIGDAVLNIVITKEQFFSYPNLKPGDLTSLRSKNVDTEKLARVAVKLGLERYLRHKKPMLHEQIQAFIEAIEEYPVHSNGLIDVPKALADIVESTIGALYIDCDSLDIVWKVFRKLLEPIIEPDTVQKHPLTELNEYCQKKKFNLQFVDLWEESKSIDVFIDEKFFGRGTYGSKKEIARHRAAQNALENIGKVPSISTSTVEDALAD from the exons ATGGGGCGTGGGTTACATTTGCACAAATATCTCACAGGAG CCTCAAATTCTACAACTAACCACACACCTTCACCaagactctctctctctctctctctctccatggAAGCTGAAGCACACAAAGAGCAAGAAAATGAACTTGTCATCCAAACACATGCACTCAAAATAGGCCACAACCAAGAAGAACACTCTCCTAAACACCAACAAAAAGAAGACACCACACTACAACCGGAGCAAGAAAAAGCGTTTCTCATCCAAACATTTGAACTCAAAATCGAAGACAACCAACAAGAAGCGTACTCTCCGACGCACCAACAACAAGAAGAGACCAACAACAACATCGATTCTCCGCCACCACTACCATTGGATAAAGTGGAAGCAATTATAGGATACGAGTTTAAGGATAAGCACTTATTGGAAGAGGCTTTCATTCATATCACATACGGAGCTGAAAATAACTTATCTTATGAGCGGTTGGAATATATCGGTGACGCTGTCCTTAACATCGTAATAACAAAGGAACAGTTTTTCTCCTATCCTAATCTGAAACCAGGTGATTTGACATCATTACGATCCAAGAATGTTGACACCGAAAAGCTTGCACGGGTCGCTGTTAAACTCGGGTTAGAACGTTATTTGAGGCACAAAAAACCTATGCTTCATGAGCAA ATTCAAGCATTTATTGAAGCAATTGAAGAATATCCTGTACATTCCAATGGGTTGATCGACGTGCCTAAAGCTCTAGCCGATATTGTTGAGTCAACCATTGGTGCTCTCTATATTGATTGTGACTCCCTTGATATTGTGTGGAAG GTTTTTAGGAAACTACTTGAACCTATAATTGAGCCAGACACTGTTCAAAAGCACCCCCTCACCGAGCTTAATGAAtattgtcaaaagaaaaaattcaatttacaaTTTGTGGACTTGTGGGAAGAATCTAAGAGCATTGATGTCTTTATAGATGAGAAATTTTTTGGAAGAGGCACTTATGGCTCTAAAAAAGAAATTGCACGTCATAGAGCAGCACAAAATGCCTTGGAGAATATAGGAAAGGTGCCAAGTATAAGCACCTCTACAGTTGAGGATGCTCTTGCAGATTGA
- the LOC123909946 gene encoding ribonuclease 3-like protein 3 isoform X2: MEAEAHKEQENELVIQTHALKIGHNQEEHSPKHQQKEDTTLQPEQEKAFLIQTFELKIEDNQQEAYSPTHQQQEETNNNIDSPPPLPLDKVEAIIGYEFKDKHLLEEAFIHITYGAENNLSYERLEYIGDAVLNIVITKEQFFSYPNLKPGDLTSLRSKNVDTEKLARVAVKLGLERYLRHKKPMLHEQIQAFIEAIEEYPVHSNGLIDVPKALADIVESTIGALYIDCDSLDIVWKVFRKLLEPIIEPDTVQKHPLTELNEYCQKKKFNLQFVDLWEESKSIDVFIDEKFFGRGTYGSKKEIARHRAAQNALENIGKVPSISTSTVEDALAD, from the exons atggAAGCTGAAGCACACAAAGAGCAAGAAAATGAACTTGTCATCCAAACACATGCACTCAAAATAGGCCACAACCAAGAAGAACACTCTCCTAAACACCAACAAAAAGAAGACACCACACTACAACCGGAGCAAGAAAAAGCGTTTCTCATCCAAACATTTGAACTCAAAATCGAAGACAACCAACAAGAAGCGTACTCTCCGACGCACCAACAACAAGAAGAGACCAACAACAACATCGATTCTCCGCCACCACTACCATTGGATAAAGTGGAAGCAATTATAGGATACGAGTTTAAGGATAAGCACTTATTGGAAGAGGCTTTCATTCATATCACATACGGAGCTGAAAATAACTTATCTTATGAGCGGTTGGAATATATCGGTGACGCTGTCCTTAACATCGTAATAACAAAGGAACAGTTTTTCTCCTATCCTAATCTGAAACCAGGTGATTTGACATCATTACGATCCAAGAATGTTGACACCGAAAAGCTTGCACGGGTCGCTGTTAAACTCGGGTTAGAACGTTATTTGAGGCACAAAAAACCTATGCTTCATGAGCAA ATTCAAGCATTTATTGAAGCAATTGAAGAATATCCTGTACATTCCAATGGGTTGATCGACGTGCCTAAAGCTCTAGCCGATATTGTTGAGTCAACCATTGGTGCTCTCTATATTGATTGTGACTCCCTTGATATTGTGTGGAAG GTTTTTAGGAAACTACTTGAACCTATAATTGAGCCAGACACTGTTCAAAAGCACCCCCTCACCGAGCTTAATGAAtattgtcaaaagaaaaaattcaatttacaaTTTGTGGACTTGTGGGAAGAATCTAAGAGCATTGATGTCTTTATAGATGAGAAATTTTTTGGAAGAGGCACTTATGGCTCTAAAAAAGAAATTGCACGTCATAGAGCAGCACAAAATGCCTTGGAGAATATAGGAAAGGTGCCAAGTATAAGCACCTCTACAGTTGAGGATGCTCTTGCAGATTGA